The following proteins come from a genomic window of Gimesia chilikensis:
- a CDS encoding plasma-membrane proton-efflux P-type ATPase, which translates to MSTTQPASRNRSDNSPDLEREELDVVFQQLQTSPQGLTSTEAASRLAQYGRNELEDHQLSDLQKFLRYFWGPIPWMIEAAALLSALIGHWPDFGIIMGLLIYNAGSGFWQERKASNALAALKAGMAPRARVLRNGQFASIDAAEVVPGDIIRIKLGEVLAADVRFIAGDYISIDQAALTGESLPVSKKVGDSGYSGSIARKGEMTAVVIGTGNKTFFGRTASLVAAAGTEASHSQKAVGQIGDFLIFLSMSLAFVLMGVEFYRQVVLRDDWHLEELVNILRMVLVLLIASIPVAMPTVITVTNALGALALSRKKAIVSRLEAIEELAGVDILCSDKTGTLTKNQLSLGEPILFATTDPQEVIRGGALASKRDDDDPIDLAVIAGLQQPDILDQYQLQKFVPFDPVSKRTEATLTDSQGTSWKFTKGAPQVIIELCHLDPDTQHRGEQSVLDLASRGMRALGVAQSSDDGKSWTFLGILSLLDPPRDDSQETIRRAQEHGLGVKMITGDDVAIGSEICRQLGMGTHLQPASDLFTKEMDMSHLPESITACVERADGFGRVFPEHKYGIVKALQDRGHVVAMTGDGVNDAPALKQADCGVAVSGATDAARAAADLILTEPGLSTIVDAIDEARKIFERIINYVLFRVTMTLDIMFVVVLSTIIFGFSPLTPVMIVFLALLDDVPIMTIAYDNTLLPPKPVRWNMRRLLLISSFMGLLSIVQTFGLLLIGEEWITNPDWMARISLNHDQLQTIIFLQLVAGGHLLLFVMRSRGAFFMPPWPALPLFSAIVGTQILAVLMCGFGWFVTPIHWKLIGLVWLYMLAWMVLLDLVKQVIYRKISNHENGRPPWYKRFLHSRSAGRK; encoded by the coding sequence ATGAGTACTACCCAGCCCGCCTCCCGCAATCGTTCAGACAACTCACCAGACCTGGAACGGGAAGAACTGGACGTCGTATTTCAGCAGCTCCAGACCTCTCCCCAGGGACTGACCTCCACCGAGGCGGCGTCACGCCTGGCACAGTACGGCCGCAACGAACTGGAAGATCACCAGCTCAGCGATCTGCAGAAGTTCCTGCGTTATTTCTGGGGACCGATCCCCTGGATGATCGAAGCCGCCGCCCTGCTCTCGGCACTCATTGGCCACTGGCCCGACTTCGGCATCATCATGGGCCTGCTGATCTATAATGCCGGCTCCGGATTCTGGCAGGAACGCAAAGCCAGCAACGCGCTGGCCGCCCTCAAGGCAGGCATGGCTCCCCGGGCCCGAGTGCTCCGCAACGGCCAATTCGCATCCATCGACGCCGCCGAGGTCGTTCCCGGCGACATTATCCGCATTAAACTCGGCGAAGTACTAGCAGCCGACGTCCGCTTCATTGCAGGTGACTACATCAGCATCGACCAGGCGGCGCTGACCGGTGAATCCCTGCCTGTCAGCAAGAAAGTCGGCGACAGCGGTTATTCGGGCAGCATCGCCAGGAAGGGAGAAATGACGGCCGTCGTCATCGGTACCGGGAATAAGACCTTCTTCGGCCGCACCGCCAGCCTCGTCGCAGCGGCAGGCACAGAAGCCTCTCACTCCCAGAAAGCAGTAGGCCAGATCGGCGACTTCCTGATTTTCCTCTCGATGTCCCTCGCCTTTGTATTGATGGGTGTCGAATTTTATCGGCAGGTCGTACTCCGGGATGACTGGCACCTGGAAGAACTGGTCAACATTCTGCGCATGGTTCTGGTCCTGCTCATCGCGTCCATCCCGGTCGCCATGCCCACCGTCATTACCGTGACCAACGCCCTGGGCGCCCTGGCACTCTCCCGGAAAAAAGCGATCGTCTCTCGACTGGAAGCCATCGAAGAATTAGCGGGCGTCGACATCCTCTGCTCCGATAAGACAGGCACCCTGACCAAAAACCAGCTGAGCCTGGGAGAGCCGATTCTGTTCGCCACCACCGATCCCCAGGAAGTCATCCGCGGCGGTGCCCTGGCTTCCAAACGGGACGACGACGATCCCATCGACCTGGCGGTCATCGCCGGTCTGCAACAGCCAGACATCCTCGATCAGTATCAGTTGCAGAAGTTCGTCCCTTTCGACCCGGTCAGCAAACGTACGGAAGCCACCCTGACCGACTCCCAGGGAACTTCCTGGAAATTCACTAAGGGGGCTCCGCAGGTCATCATCGAATTATGTCACCTCGACCCGGATACCCAACACCGCGGCGAACAGTCTGTGCTCGACCTCGCCTCCCGAGGCATGCGGGCTCTGGGAGTTGCCCAGTCGTCAGACGACGGAAAGAGCTGGACGTTTCTCGGCATCCTCTCGCTGCTCGATCCACCCCGTGACGATTCCCAGGAGACCATCCGCCGTGCCCAGGAACATGGTCTGGGCGTGAAGATGATCACCGGCGACGACGTGGCCATCGGCAGCGAAATCTGTCGTCAGCTCGGCATGGGCACACACCTGCAACCCGCATCCGACCTGTTCACAAAAGAAATGGACATGAGCCACCTCCCCGAGTCGATCACCGCCTGCGTCGAACGGGCCGACGGTTTCGGACGGGTCTTCCCCGAACACAAGTACGGGATCGTGAAAGCCCTCCAGGACCGTGGGCATGTCGTCGCGATGACCGGCGACGGCGTGAACGATGCCCCCGCCCTCAAGCAGGCGGACTGTGGTGTGGCCGTCAGCGGCGCCACCGATGCCGCCCGGGCTGCTGCGGACCTGATTCTGACCGAGCCCGGTCTCTCCACAATCGTCGATGCCATCGACGAAGCCCGCAAGATCTTCGAACGCATCATCAACTATGTCCTGTTCCGGGTCACCATGACCCTCGACATCATGTTTGTCGTCGTGCTCTCGACCATCATTTTCGGCTTCTCCCCCTTAACGCCGGTCATGATCGTCTTCCTGGCACTCCTGGACGACGTCCCGATTATGACAATCGCTTACGACAATACACTGCTGCCCCCCAAACCAGTCCGCTGGAACATGCGACGCCTGCTGTTGATCTCCAGTTTCATGGGACTGCTCTCAATCGTCCAGACGTTCGGCCTGCTCCTGATTGGCGAAGAATGGATCACGAACCCCGACTGGATGGCCCGCATCAGCCTCAATCACGATCAGCTGCAAACCATCATTTTCCTGCAACTCGTCGCGGGGGGACACCTGCTGCTGTTCGTCATGCGTTCGCGAGGCGCGTTCTTCATGCCCCCCTGGCCGGCCCTTCCCCTGTTTTCGGCCATCGTCGGCACGCAGATCCTGGCCGTACTGATGTGCGGTTTTGGCTGGTTCGTCACGCCCATCCACTGGAAGCTGATCGGTCTGGTCTGGCTCTATATGCTGGCCTGGATGGTCCTCCTCGATCTGGTCAAGCAGGTCATTTATCGCAAAATCTCAAACCACGAGAACGGTCGTCCGCCCTGGTATAAACGTTTTTTACACAGTCGCAGCGCAGGTCGAAAATAA
- a CDS encoding polyphosphate kinase 2 family protein: MDYISRFRVEPGSQVDLSKIDASFKDQHESHQHALPEIETYRQQLADLQYLMYAENKRSLLICLQGRDAAGKDGTIKHVLGAMNPQGCKVAAFKVPTREEAAHDFLWRYHRATPAKGEVAIFNRSHYEDVLVVRVHNLVPQDVWSQRYAHINHFEQQLADSGTHILKFYLHIDADEQLARFKQRIDDPARHWKISDSDYSERPLWDEYTTAFEAALSQCSTPHAPWFIIPSNHKWFRNLAISRIVSETLSALDMKFPAPTVNINEIRKKYHQIEKGESPS, translated from the coding sequence ATGGATTACATCAGCAGATTTCGTGTCGAACCGGGCAGCCAGGTCGATCTCTCGAAAATCGATGCCAGCTTTAAAGACCAGCATGAATCACATCAGCACGCCTTGCCCGAAATCGAAACCTATCGCCAGCAACTCGCCGACCTGCAATACCTGATGTATGCCGAAAACAAACGGTCGCTGTTGATCTGCCTGCAGGGCCGCGATGCAGCAGGCAAGGACGGCACCATCAAGCACGTGCTGGGGGCCATGAACCCGCAGGGCTGCAAGGTCGCCGCCTTCAAAGTTCCCACCAGGGAGGAAGCCGCCCACGATTTTCTCTGGCGTTACCATCGGGCCACCCCCGCGAAAGGGGAAGTCGCGATCTTCAACCGCTCGCATTACGAAGATGTGCTGGTCGTCCGCGTACACAACCTGGTGCCTCAGGATGTCTGGTCGCAACGTTACGCGCACATCAACCACTTCGAGCAACAGCTGGCTGACAGCGGGACACACATCCTCAAGTTCTACCTGCACATCGATGCGGACGAACAACTGGCCCGCTTCAAGCAGCGAATCGACGATCCCGCCCGCCACTGGAAAATCAGCGACAGCGATTATTCAGAGCGTCCCCTGTGGGACGAATACACGACAGCCTTCGAAGCCGCCCTCAGCCAGTGCAGCACACCCCACGCTCCCTGGTTCATCATTCCCTCCAATCACAAATGGTTCCGCAACCTGGCGATCTCCCGCATCGTATCCGAAACCCTGTCAGCGCTGGACATGAAGTTCCCGGCCCCCACGGTCAACATCAACGAGATTCGCAAGAAGTACCATCAGATTGAAAAGGGGGAATCTCCCTCGTGA